Proteins co-encoded in one Malus domestica chromosome 09, GDT2T_hap1 genomic window:
- the LOC103443776 gene encoding ABC transporter G family member 35-like: MEGTEKPKGSEPHHQKRHSRSGSISRSLSRASWRMEEVFATATHSRRSSQADEDEEALTWAAIEKLPTYDRLRTSIIKSLGETEHQGVHKQVDVLQLDMDDRQNFIQRVFKVAEEDNETFLKKFRSRLDKVGIKLPTVEVRYEHLTIEADCHVGTRALPTLPNVARNIAESALGLIGIKLTKQTKLTILKDVSGIIKPSRMALLLGPPSSGKTSLLLALAGKLDSSLKVKGEITYNGHRLNEFVPRKTSAYISQNDLHVGNMTVKETLDFSARCQGVGTRYELLTELARREKAAGIYPEPEVDLFMKATAMGGLESSLITDYTLKILGLDICKDTIVGDEMQRGISGGQKKRVTTGEMIVGPTKTLFMDEISTGLDSSTTFQIVKCLQQIVHITEATILMSLLQPAPETFDLFDDIILLSEGQIVYQGPREHILEFFETFGFRCPERKGTADFLQEVTSRKDQEQYWADRRTPYRYVSVTEFANRFKRFHVGTKIADELSIPFDKAQSHKAALVFKTYSMPKMQLLKACFDKEWLLMQRNSFIYIFKTVQIIIGAIIAGTVFLRTEMDTRNENDGSLYVGALIYSLIINMFNGFAELSLTIARLPVFYKHRDLLFHPAWTFTLPSVLLGIPISIIESTVFIGITYYTIGFAPEASRFFKQLLLIFLTQQMASALFRLIAGVSRTMIISNTGGTLTLLILFLLGGFIIPRGQIPNWWTWAYWVSPLTYGFNAISVNEMYAPRWMNKLALDNVTRVGEAVLNNFDVYHNKNWFWIGSGALLGFIVLFNSLYTVSLMYLSAPGKPQAIISEEAANEMELDQEESKEEPRLRRPPSKNVSLPRSLSSTDGNNTREMEVRRMSSRSSSSGLDRNADSSLEVSGGVAPKRGMVLPFTPLAMSFDSVNYFVDMPAEMKEEGVAEDRLQLLREVTGAFRPGVLTALMGVSGAGKTTLMDVLAGRKTGGYIEGDIRISGYPKKQETFARISGYCEQTDIHSPQVTIKESLVYSAFLRLPKEVSNEEKMIFVDQVMELVELDNLKDALVGLPGVSGLSTEQRKRLTIAVELVANPSIIFMDEPTSGLDARAAAIVMRTVRNTVDTGRTVVCTIHQPSIDIFEAFDELLLMKRGGQVIYLGPLGRNSHKIVEYFEAVPGVPKIKEKYNPATWMLEASSTSIEVRLGMDFAQFYKSSALHQRNKALVNELSTPPAGANDLYFPTQFSQPSWKQFQSCLWKQWWTYWRSPDYNLVRFFFTLAAALLVGSIFWDIGSKIESSSDMNMVIGAMYAAVFFVGFDNCTTVQPIVAIERTVFYRERAAGMYSALPYALAQVIIEIPYVFIQTTYYTLIVYAMVSFQWEAGKFFWFFFINFFSFLYFTYYGMMTVSITPNHQVAAIFAAAFYSVFNLFSGFFIPRPKIPGWWIWYYWICPVAWTVYGLIVTQYGDIEETIKAPGYTPDPTVKWYLKDRYGFESDFKGPVAGVLVGFGVFFAFMFAFCIRKLNFQVR; the protein is encoded by the exons ATGGAGGGAACAGAGAAACCGAAAGGTTCAGAGCCACATCATCAAAAGCGCCATAGCCGCAGCGGAAGCATAAGCAGGAGCCTGAGCAGGGCAAGTTGGCGCATGGAAGAAGTATTTGCGACTGCCACGCACTCGAGAAGAAGCAGCCAAGCGGACGAAGACGAAGAAGCTCTGACATGGGCTGCCATTGAGAAACTGCCCACGTATGATCGGCTAAGAACAAGCATCATCAAGTCCCTTGGGGAAACTGAGCATCAAGGAGTACATAAGCAAGTAGACGTTCTACAGCTCGACATGGACGACCGTCAGAATTTCATTCAAAGGGTTTTCAAGGTTGCAGAGGAAGATAATGAGACGTTCCTGAAAAAGTTCAGAAGTAGACTTGATAA GGTTGGGATCAAACTTCCCACAGTGGAAGTAAGGTACGAGCATTTGACAATTGAAGCTGATTGCCATGTTGGAACAAGAGCTCTTCCCACCCTCCCAAATGTTGCTCGGAACATCGCAGAATCAGCTCTTGGCTTAATTGGGATTAAGTTGACTAAGCAAACAAAACTAACAATTCTCAAAGATGTCTCTGGCATTATTAAACCTTCAAG GATGGCCCTTTTATTAGGTCCTCCATCCTCTGGGAAGACTTCCCTTTTACTGGCTTTAGCTGGGAAGTTGGATTCAAGCTTGAAG GTTAAGGGAGAAATAACTTACAATGGTCACCGGCTGAATGAGTTTGTGCCACGGAAGACATCTGCATAtattagccaaaatgatcttcATGTTGGAAATATGACGGTCAAAGAAACACTAGATTTTTCAGCAAGGTGCCAAGGGGTTGGGACACGATATG AACTTCTTACTGAGCTTGCTAGAAGAGAAAAGGCCGCTGGAATATATCCAGAGCCCGAAGTAGACCTTTTCATGAAG gcTACTGCAATGGGAGGACTTGAGAGCAGTCTCATTACTGATTATACTCTCAAA ATTTTGGGGCTTGATATATGTAAGGACACAATTGTTGGAGATGAGATGCAGAGAGGGATATCTGGTGGCCAGAAAAAACGAGTAACCACAG GTGAGATGATTGTTGGACCTACTAAAACATTGTTCATGGATGAGATCTCAACGGGTCTGGATAGCTCCACGACGTTCCAAATCGTGAAGTGCCTACAACAAATTGTACACATCACTGAGGCTACGATCTTGATGTCTTTACTCCAACCTGCTCCTGAGACATTTGATCTTTTTGATGATATCATCCTTTTATCAGAAGGCCAGATCGTCTACCAGGGACCACGTGAGCACATATTAGAGTTCTTTGAGACATTTGGATTTCGATGCCCTGAGAGAAAGGGAACTGCCGATTTCTTGCAAGAG GTTACCTCAAGAAAAGACCAGGAGCAGTATTGGGCAGACAGAAGGACTCCATACAGATATGTATCGGTCACAGAATTTGCAAACCGGTTCAAGCGTTTCCATGTGGGCACGAAGATAGCGGATGAGCTCTCAATCCCATTCGACAAGGCTCAAAGCCACAAAGCAGCTCTTGTATTCAAAACATATTCAATGCCCAAAATGCAGCTTCTCAAAGCATGTTTTGACAAAGAATGGCTGCTCATGCAGAGGAACTCATTTATTTACATTTTCAAGACTGTCCAAATTATAATAGGGGCAATCATAGCGGGGACAGTGTTTTTGAGGACCGAAATGGACACTagaaatgaaaatgatggaTCACTCTATGTTGGTGCGCTTATATATTCCCTAAtcattaatatgtttaatgGGTTTGCTGAGCTCTCATTGACCATTGCAAGACTTCCTGTGTTTTACAAGCATAGAGACCTTCTTTTCCACCCTGCTTGGACTTTCACTCTCCCATCTGTCCTGCTTGGGATTCCTATATCCATCATAGAATCCACTGTTTTTATAGGCATTACATACTACACCATTGGATTTGCACCTGAAGCTAGCAG GTTTTTCAAGCAACTATTGTTGATATTTCTGACGCAACAAATGGCATCTGCGCTATTTAGGCTTATTGCTGGAGTTAGCAGGACCATGATCATATCCAACACTGGCGGGACTCTTACTCTTCTAATTCTTTTCTTGCTTGGAGGTTTCATAATTCCAAGAG GTCAAATTCCAAACTGGTGGACGTGGGCATACTGGGTTTCACCTTTGACATATGGCTTCAATGCTATCTCTGTAAATGAAATGTATGCTCCGAGGTGGATGAACAAACTG GCTTTAGATAATGTTACCAGGGTGGGTGAGGCAGTGCTTAATAACTTTGATGTTTACCACAACAAAAACTGGTTTTGGATTGGTTCTGGCGCTCTTCTGGGGTTTATTGTTCTCTTCAACTCCCTTTATACGGTCTCCCTTATGTACCTAAGTG CTCCTGGAAAGCCACAAGCCATCATATCTGAAGAGGCGGCAAATGAAATGGAGCTAGACCAAGAAGAATCAAAGGAAGAGCCAAGACTGAGAAGACCCCCATCCAAGAATGTTTCTTTGCCTCGATCATTATCTTCTACTGATGGAAACAATACAA GAGAAATGGAAGTCCGACGAATGAGCAGTCGATCCAGCTCTAGTGGACTAGATAGAAATGCTGATTCGTCTCTCGAAGTCTCTGGTGGCGTTGCCCCCAAGAGAGGAATGGTTTTACCTTTCACACCTCTTGCAATGTCCTTCGACAGTGTTAATTATTTCGTGGACATGCCCGCT GaaatgaaggaagaaggagTAGCAGAGGACAGGCTGCAACTACTTCGTGAAGTAACTGGTGCATTTAGGCCTGGGGTCTTGACTGCCCTAATGGGGGTAAGTGGAGCTGGGAAGACAACTTTGATGGATGTCTTAGCAGGAAGAAAGACCGGAGGTTACATTGAAGGTGACATTAGAATTTCTGGGTACCCTAAGAAGCAAGAAACCTTTGCAAGAATTTCTGGTTACTGTGAACAAACTGATATCCACTCACCCCAAGTCACTATCAAAGAATCGTTGGTTTACTCAGCTTTCCTTAGACTCCCTAAAGAAGTCAGCAACGAGGAAAAGATG ATTTTTGTAGATCAAGTGATGGAACTGGTTGAGCTGGACAATCTTAAAGATGCTTTAGTAGGGCTTCCCGGAGTTTCAGGGCTGTCAACAGAACAAAGAAAGAGGTTAACGATTGCAGTTGAGCTTGTTGCCAATCCCTCAATCATTTTCATGGATGAACCAACATCAGGTCTTGATGCAAGGGCAGCTGCCATCGTTATGAGGACGGTTAGAAATACGGTGGACACTGGGAGAACAGTTGTTTGCACAATTCATCAGCCTAGCATAGATATCTTTGAGGCATTCGATGAGCTACTACTGATGAAGAGAGGAGGACAAGTTATCTACTTAGGACCACTGGGCCGCAATTCTCACAAGATTGTTGAATATTTTGAG GCGGTTCCTGGCGTGCCAAAAATCAAGGAGAAGTACAATCCAGCTACATGGATGCTTGAGGCGAGCTCAACATCAATTGAGGTCCGGCTTGGAATGGACTTTGCTCAATTCTACAAATCATCTGCCTTGCATCA GAGAAACAAAGCTTTAGTAAATGAGTTGAGCACACCACCAGCAGGAGCAAACGACCTCTATTTTCCCACTCAGTTTTCTCAGCCGTCATGGAAGCAATTCCAGTCTTGCCTCTGGAAGCAGTGGTGGACTTATTGGAGAAGTCCTGATTATAACCTTGTCAGATTCTTTTTTACCTTGGCAGCAGCCCTTCTCGTTGGATCTATTTTCTGGGATATTGGCTCAAAAAT CGAAAGCAGTTCTGATATGAACATGGTTATCGGGGCTATGTACGCTGCTGTCTTTTTCGTCGGATTTGATAACTGCACAACGGTGCAACCCATTGTCGCCATTGAAAGAACAGTTTTCTATCGAGAAAGAGCTGCTGGGATGTACTCTGCATTACCTTATGCACTGGCACAG GTCATTATTGAAATACCATATGTGTTTATCCAGACCACGTATTATACACTGATAGTGTATGCTATGGTGAGCTTCCAATGGGAAGCAGGAAAATTCTTCTGGTTCTTCTTTAtcaacttcttctccttcctttacTTCACATACTACGGCATGATGACCGTTTCCATCACACCGAACCACCAAGTAGCAGCCATATTCGCCGCAGCTTTCTATTCAGTCTTCAATCTCTTCTCCGGTTTCTTCATTCCAAGACCA AAAATACCCGGTTGGTGGATTTGGTACTACTGGATATGTCCCGTGGCATGGACGGTGTATGGATTGATTGTAACACAGTATGGTGACATTGAGGAGACCATTAAAGCACCTGGGTATACACCTGACCCAACTGTGAAATGGTACCTAAAAGACCGTTACGGATTTGAATCAGATTTCAAGGGACCAGTGGCTGGAGTTCTAGTTGGATTCGGAGTCTTCTTCGCCTTCATGTTTGCCTTTTGCATTAGGAAACTCAACTTCCAAGTTAGATAG